A region from the Camelus ferus isolate YT-003-E chromosome 1, BCGSAC_Cfer_1.0, whole genome shotgun sequence genome encodes:
- the B3GALT5 gene encoding beta-1,3-galactosyltransferase 5: MACVKMRWIYVSLVVLGVLCLYLSPYTLNPFEEDSFVFKKESGNFLQLPDTDCRQDPPFLVLLVTSSPEQAYARMIIRDTWGREQTVMGKQIKTFFLLGTTPDKDISKKVAQEIQQHRDVVQKDFLDVYFNLTLKTMMGLEWVHRLCPQAAFVMKTDTDMFINVYYLTELLLKRNRTSRFFTGYLKLNEFPIRSRYSKWFVSKQEYPWDKYPPFCSGTGYVFSSDVASQVYNVAESVPFIKLEDVFVGLCLEKLKIKLEELHSEQTFFPNGLPFTTCRYKRIVACHHIKPQDILKYWQALESSWEEECPHS, from the coding sequence ATGGCTTGTGTGAAGATGAGGTGGATTTATGTTTCCCTGGTGGTCCTGGGAGTCCTTTGTCTGTATCTTAGCCCGTACACTCTGAATCCTTTTGAAGAAGATTCATTTGTTTTCAAGAAAGAAAGTGGGAACTTCCTTCAGCTCCCAGATACAGACTGCAGGCAGGATCCCCCCTTCCTTGTCCTGCTGGTGACTTCGTCCCCCGAACAGGCATACGCTCGCATGATCATCCGGGACACATGGGGAAGAGAACAGACCGTGatgggaaaacaaataaaaacattcttcCTCTTGGGAACCACGCCCGATAAGGACATCTCGAAAAAAGTGGCCCAGGAGATCCAGCAGCACCGCGATGTTGTCCAGAAGGACTTCTTGGACGTTTATTTCAATCTGACTCTGAAGACCATGATGGGCTTAGAGTGGGTCCATCGCCTCTGTCCCCAGGCCGCTTTCGTGATGAAAACAGACACCGACATGTTTATTAACGTCTACTATCTGACCGAGCTGCTTCTCAAGAGAAACAGGACAAGTCGGTTTTTCACTGGCTACTTAAAACTGAACGAATTTCCCATTAGGAGTAGGTACAGTAAGTGGTTTGTGAGTAAACAGGAATATCCGTGGGACAAGTACCCACCCTTTTGCTCCGGCACCGGCTACGTCTTCTCCAGCGATGTGGCGAGTCAGGTGTACAATGTGGCTGAGAGCGTCCCGTTCATTAAGCTCGAAGATGTCTTTGTGGGGCTCTGcctggaaaaactgaaaatcaaactggaggaacttcattCTGAGCAGACTTTCTTCCCCAATGGGTTACCCTTCACCACGTGCCGTTATAAGAGGATCGTGGCCTGTCATCATATCAAGCCTCAAGATATCCTGAAGTATTGGCAGGCTCTGGAAAGTTCCTGGGAAGAAGAATGTCCACATAGCTGA